The Mesoterricola silvestris sequence GAACCCCCGGCTCACCGGGGACCGCATCGCCGCCGAAACCCTCCAGGCCTCCCTCATGAACGGCTTCACCTGGCACCTGGATGGCAAGCCCATTTCCGCCAACGGCCTGGATGACATCCTCGCCTCCAGCAACGACCTCGCCCGGCGCCGCCAGGCCTGGGAGGCCTCCAAGGAGAACGGCATCCCCCTGCGGGAAAACCTCCTCCGCCTGCGGGATCTCCGCAACGGATGCGCCCGGGAACTGGGCTACCCGGACTACTTCGCGCTGCAGGTGGCCAAGCACGGCATGACCCCTGCCGAAATGGTCGACATGCACCACCGTTTCCTGAAGGAGCTGCGCCCCCTCTACCTCCAGCTCCACACCTGGGTGAAATACGAGATGGCGAAGAAGTATCACCAGCCCGTGCCCCGCACCATCCCCGCCCACTGGATCAACAACCGCTGGAGCCAGAACTGGACCGGGTTCGTGGAGGGGGTGGACTTCGACCCCTACTTCAAGGGCTGGACCCCCGAAAAGGTCGTCAAGACCGCCGAGAACTTCTACGTGGGCCTGGGCTTCCCCAAGCTCCCGGCCTCCTTCTGGGCGAAATCCGACCTCTACCCCGTGCCCGCCGGTTCCGAGCGGAAGAAGAACAGCCACGCCTCCTGCTGGCACCTGGACCTGGACACCGACGTGCGCGCCCTCATGAGCGTCGAGCCCAACATGGAGTGGTTCGGCACCTGCCACCACGAACTGGGCCACGGCTACTACTTCATCAGCTACACCAACCCCGCCGTCCCCCCCCTGCTGCGCACCAGCGCCAATCCCTCCTTCCACGAAGGCATCGGCGAGCTCATCGCCCTGGCCACCCGCCAGATCCCCTACCTGAAATCCACCGGCGTCCTGCCCCCCGGCTACCAGCCCGACGCCATGAAGATCCTCCTCAACGACGCCCTGGAAGTGGCCATCCCCTTCATGTTCTGGGCCAGCGGCACCATGACCGAATGGGAGGCGGAGTTCTACGGCAAGGCCATGCCCGCCGACAAGCTCAACGAGCGCTGGTGGCAGATCGTCAAGGAGGAGCAGGGCGTGGAGCCCCCCTCCCCCCGGGACGAGCGCTTCTGCGACCCCGCCACCAAGACCCACATCAACGACACCCCCGCCTACTACTACAACTACGCCATGGCGACGGTCTTCAAGTACCAGATGCACGACTACATCTGCCGGAACATCCTCCACCAGGACGTGCACGCCGCCGACTACTCCAACCGCAAGGACGTTGGGGCCTTCCTCAAGGCCTTCATGGAGAAGGGCGCCACGGTGGACTGGCGCAAGCTCCTCAAGGACACCACCGGCGAGGATCTCTCCACCCGCGCCATGGCCGAGTACTTCCGGCCCCTCACCCAGTGGCTGGAAACCCAGAACAAGGGCCGCCAGATCGGCTGGGACTAGCCCACCGTATCGATCAGGCTGCCTGACGAGGGCTTCCCGCCCTGCTTGGCGCCCTTGGCCGCCAGTTCCACCGCCGCCTGGGAGGCCATGGACGAGGCGGCCGCTGCCACCGACCGATCCTGCCCCGAAGGGTCGGCCGGCGCCATGGCCGCCGCCATGATGCGGGAGGCTTTGGCGAGGGTGGCCTGGGGATTGCCCTTCACCGGCGAGGTGTCCACGGACACTTCCCCGCCCACCGCGTAGTTCCGCCCATCCGGCCCCCGCTGGTAGGCGTAGCTGGCCCCCGAGGTGACGACGCCCGCCCCGGCGGCGATGTGGGCCGCCTCGTGGGCCTTCACGGCCGCATCCCGGGCCTGGAGCTTGGCCACCTGGGCTTTGGCCTCCGGGGAAAGCTCCAGAGTGTCGGCGCCACCCGCCTTCCGTCCCTTGGGATCGGCCCCCTGGGCACCGCCCGGCTTTCCGCCCGCACCCTGCCCTGCCCGGACGGGATCCGCGGTGGGTGGGGTGGGGGAAAGGGAGGGAATGGCGTCTGCCATGGCACTTCATTATCGGCCCCGGCACCTTCCAGGATGAGGCTTTTTGCGCCCGGAGCCGCTGTTCCACGTGGAACAGCGCGGTTCCGGACCTCCCCTTTGGGTTACTCTGGAGGCATGCGTTGCCCCTTCTGTGGCCATATCGAAGACAAGGTGGTGGATTCCCGTGAATCCCGGGAAGGGGACGCCATCCGGAGGCGCCGGGAGTGCCTCAAGTGCGGGCGGCGCTTCACCAGCTACGAACGCCTGGAGGAGCTCCCCATCCTCATCGTGAAGAAGGACGGCCGCCGGGAGGCCTTCGATCCCCACAAGCTCATGCGGGGCATGACCGCCGCCTGCCAGAAGCGCCCCGTGCCCCTGGGCAGGCTGGAGGAGGTCGCCGGGGACATCCAGGCCCGCCTCATGGAAATGAGCGACCGGGAATTGCCCAGCCGCCAACTGGGCGAGATGGTCATGGACGCCCTCAAGGGCCTGGATTCCGTCGCCTACGTGCGGTTCGCCAGCGTGTACCGGGATTTCAAGGACCTCCCCGACTTCGTGAAGGCCCTGGAGGGCCTGATGGTGCCCCCCCCCAGCCCCGTTCCCGCCGCCCGCCCCACAGTCCCGGTGCGGCCCGCCCCCCCGCGGCCCAAGGCCCAACCCCAGCCCCCCCCGGCCGATGGCCTTCCCTTCGCGTCCACCCCGCTCTTCCCGGGGGTCGAACCCGAGCCGCCCGGCCATCCCAAGCGACGCAAGACCCGCTGACGCGCATCAAGTTAAACTGAGACCCCGAGGTATGCCGTGGCCGAAGAAATCCTAGCTCCCCAGACCGTGGACGAGTCCCCCAAGATCCCGGACGTCCTGCCCGTCCTGCCCCTGCGGGACGTGGTCGTCTACCCCTACGTGATCCTCCCCCTCTCCGTGAGCCGCGAGAAGTCCCTGCGGGCCGTGGACACGGCCCTGGTGGAGAACCGCATGATCCTCCTGCTGTCCCAGAAGCAGATGGAAATGGACGACCCGGGCCCGGAGGACCTCTACAAGGTGGGCACCGCGGCCCTCATCATGCGCGTTCTGAAGCTCCCGGACGGCCGTGTCCGGGCCCTGGTCCAGGGCCTCCAGCGCGTGCGGGTGGAGTACTTCACGGAAACCGAGAGCCAGTTCAAGGCCAAGGTGGAAGTGCTTTCCGAATCCGAGATCGCCGAACGGAACATCGAGCTGGACGCCCTCCTGCGCTCCGTGAAGCAGACCCTGGAGAAGGCCGTGGCCCTGGGCAAGAACCTGCCCCAGGAAGTGCTCGTCATCGCCTCCAATCTGGACAGCCCCGGGCGCCTGGCGGACCTGGTGGCCTCCAACCTGGATCTCAAGCCGCCCCAGATGCAGGAGGTGCTGGAGATCGCCAACCCCACCCAGCGCCTGAAGCGCGTGAACGAACTCCTCATGCGGGAAATCGATCTCCTGGAAGTGCAGCAGAAGATCACCATGGAAGCCCGCGGCGAAATGGACAAGAGCCAGCGGGAGTACTACCTGCGCCAGCAGCTCAAGGCCATCCAGCAGGAGCTGGGCGAGGGCAGCGAACTGGCCGAGGAGATCCAGGCCTTCCGGGACAAGATGGCCAAGCTGAAGGTCCCCGAGGAGCCCCTCCTGGAGATCGACCGCAACCTCAAGAAGCTCGAGCGCATGCACCCGGACAGCAGCGAGACCGCCGTCACCCGCACCTACCTGGAATGGATGACGGAAATGCCCTGGGGCACCCTCACCGAGGACAACCTGGACCTCAAGGAGGCCAAGCGCATCCTGGACGAGGACCACTACGGCCTGGAGAAGATCAAGGACCGCCTCGTGGAGTACCTGGCGGTGCGCAAGCTGAACCCCGAGCACAAGGGCACGATCCTCTGCTTCGTGGGCCCTCCGGGCACCGGCAAGACCTCCCTGGGCAAGAGCGTCGCCCGGGCCCTGGGCCGGAAGTTCAACCGCATCTCCCTGGGCGGCGTGCACGACGAAAGCGAAGTGCGGGGCCACCGCCGCACCTACGTGGGGGCCATGCCCGGACGGATCATCCAGGCCCTCCACCAGGTCAAGTCCATGAACCCCGTGATCATGCTGGACGAGGTGGACAAGATCGGCCGGGACATGCGGGGCGATCCCTCCGCCGCCCTCCTGGAGGTCCTGGACCCCGAACAGAACCACACGTTCCGGGACCACTACATGAACGTGCCCATCGACCTGAGCCAGGTGCTCTTCCTCACCAACGCCAACGAGCTGGATCCCATCCAGCCCGCCTTCCGGGACCGCATGGAGATCATCCACCTCTCCAGCTACACCCTGGAGGAGAAGGTGGGCATCGCCGAGCGCCACCTGATCCCCCGCCAGCTGGAAAAGAACGGCATCACCGAAAAGCAGCTGGTCTTCAGCACCAAGGGTCTCCAGGCCATCATCACCGGCTACACCCGCGAGGCGGGCCTGCGCCAGCTTGAGCGCGAAATCGGCACCGTCTGCCGCAAGGTGGCCCGCAAGGTGGCCGAAGGCGACCTGAAGACGAAGATCACCCTCAGCGAAAAGAACGTCCATGACCTGCTGGGCCCCGTGAAGCTGCTGCAGGACGAGCGGCTCAAGGCCCCCCGGGTGGGCGTGGTCACCGGCCTCGCCTGGACCTCCACGGGCGGCGAGGTGCTCTTCGTGGAGGCCCTCAAGATGCCCGGCAAGGGCGCCCTGGTCCTCACGGGCCAGCTGGGTGACGTCATGAAGGAAAGCGCCCAGGCGGCTCTCAGCTACATCCGCAGCCGCAGCGACGCCTTCGAGATCGACCCGGAAGTCTTCCAGAAGAACGACCTCCACATCCACTTCCCCGAGGGCGCCATCCCCAAGGACGGCCCCAGCGCCGGCCTGGCCATCGCCACCGTGCTCCTGTCCGTCCTGAAGGGCCTGCCCGTCCTGAACACCCTGGCCATGACCGGGGAGATCGACCTCCGGGGCGAGGCGCTGCCCATCGGCGGCCTCAAGGAAAAGGCCCTGGCCGCCCTGCGGGTGGGCGTCCGGGAGGTCGTCATCCCCTTCGCCAACCAGAAGGACCTGGAGGAGATCGCCCCCGAAGTGCGCAAGAAGCTCCGCTTCCACCCCGTCAAGCACGTGGAGGAGGTCTTCGAGATGGCCCTGGACGGGTGGATCCGTCCCGAAAAACGCAAGAAGCCCCGCGCCCGGAAATGACGGCGCAGCACGCCCGAATCTGAAATGCCCTAGGCCTGCCCACCGAGGTCCCCGTGAGTCTGTTCGGTAATCTGTTCACGAAATTCAAGCAGGGACTCCAGCGAACCCAGGAGCTGGTCCTGGCCCCCATGGGCCGGCTCCTGGGCCTGCGCCGCCTGGACGAGGACCAGCTGGAGGAACTGGAGGATCTCCTCCTCCAGGCCGACCTGGGCGTGCACGGCGTCAAGCGCCTCATGGACCGGCTCCGGTTCGAAATGAAGCGCTCGGGGGACATCGACCCCAAGGCGGTGCTGAAGGACGAGCTGCTGAAGATCCTCCGCCAGGTGCCCCCCCGCCCCTTCCTGGCCCGGGGGACCCAGGTGTGCCTCCTGGTGGGCGTGAACGGCGTGGGCAAGACCACCACCCTCGGGAAGCTGGCCGCCCACCTCAAGGACCGGGGCGAGGATGTCCTGGTGGTCGCCGGCGATACCTTCCGGGCGGCGGCCATCGATCAGCTGGAGCTATGGGGCACCCGGGCGGGCGTCCCCGTCATCCGCAACCAGATGGGCGGAGACCCCGCCGCCATCGCCTTCGACGGCGCCACCAGCGCGCTGGCCAAGGGCATTCCCTGGGTGCTGGTGGACACCGCCGGCCGCCTCCACACCAAGGATCACCTCATGCGGGAGCTGGACAAGATCCGCCGCAGCCTCCAGAAGGTCATCCCCGAGGCCCCCCACCGGGTCATCCTCGTCCTGGACGCCACCACCGGGCAGAACGGACTGGTGCAGGCCGAGGCCTTCAAGCAGGCCGCCGGCATCACCGACCTCATCCTCACCAAGCTGGACGGCAGCGCCAAGGGCGGCATCGCCGTGGCCATCCTGGAGCGCCTCAAGCTTCCCATCGCCTTCGTGGGCGTTGGCGAGCAGGTGGACGACCTGATTCCCTTCGATCCCGAAACCTTCGTGGACGGCCTCCTCGATGTGTGAACGGCCCCTCACGGACCTCCTGGCCTGGGAACTCGCCTGCGGCGGGCCCTTCCCGGATCCGGAATCCCTGACGGGAGACGAGCATTTCATGGCCTTGGCCATCCGGCAGGGCATGGGCGGCGTGGGCCTCAGCAGTCCCAATCCCCCCGTCGGGTGCGTCCTGGTCCAGGATGGTTCCGTCATCGGCCAGGGGGTCCACACCCGCGCCGGCGATCCCCACGGCGAGATCATGGCCCTCCGGGACGCGGAAATCCGCGATCAGGACACCCGGGGCGCCACCGCCTACGTCACCCTCGAACCCTGTTGCCACCATGGCCGCACCCCCCCCTGCACCGACGCCCTCATCCGCGCGGGGATCACCCGGGTGGTGGTGGGGGTGAAGGACCCCAACCCCCGGGTGGACGGGGGCGGCATCGCCATCCTCCGCTCCCATGGCGTCCAGGTGGCGGAATCGGTCCTGGGCCTTGCCTGCTCCCGTTTCCACGCCCCCTTCTTCAAGCTCATCCGCACGGGCCTGCCCTGGGTGGTGCTCAAGCTGGCCCTGGGGGCCGACGGCTCCCTGGGCCCCGAAGGCCAGAGCACCCAGGTCACCTCGCCGGAAATCCAGAACCTGGCCCATGCCCTCCGCAGGGCCACCGAGGCGCTGGTGGTGGGCCGCTGGACCGTGGAGGTGGATGACCCCCGCCTCACGGATCGGTGGCCCCGCCCCACGGCCCCCCATCGTCAGGCCCTCCGGGTGGTCCTGGACAGCCACGGGCGCCTGCCCGGTACCCGCAAGGTCTGGCTGCCGGTCGCCGGCCAACCCGTCCTGCGCGCCCTGGCGGAGGACTGCCCCCCCATCCGGGGCGTCGAGGACCTTCAGCTCCCGCCGGGCCCCGGGGGGGTCAGCCTGAAACACCTCCTCCACGAACTGGCCGCCCGGGGCGTGGGGCGGGTGCTGTTCGAAGGCGGAGGCATCCTGGCCCGGCAGCTTCTCGACGAAGGGCTGGTGGACGAATTCCACCGGTTCGTGTCGGATGAGCCTGCCCACGGCAAGCCGGTTCACCTGGACACCACCCGCTTGGCCACCCAGAGGATCCGGGCCACCTTCCCGGGCGGCACCTGGGACGTGCTCGCCGTCCTCTGATCAGCCGCCGCCCACCAGGCGAACCACCTCCAGGCGGTCGTGGTCCCGCAGCTCCGTGGTCCCATAGCTGGCCTTGCGCACCACTTCTCCGTTGAGTTCCACCGCGCTGCCGAATCCCGGGAGCATCAGCCACTGGGCCAGGTCCGCCACCGTGGCCAGTTCCGGCGTCTCCCGCTCCCTGCCGTTGAGGATCAGCCGCACGCCCTACCTCGCCGCGTCCGCCGCCAGGAATCCGGTTTCCAGGTCGGCCTTGAGGTCCGCCTCGTCCTCGATGCCCACGGAAAAGCGCAGGAGCCCGTCGGTGATGCCGAGCCGGGCCTTGACCTCGGGCGGCGTGCGCAGGTGGCTCATGCTCGCCGGGTGCTGGATGAGGCTCTCCACGCCACCCAGGCTCACGGCCCGGGTGATGATGCGGAGCGCCTCGCAGAACCGTTGGCCGGCCACCAGGCCTCCCCGCAGATCGAAGCTCATCATGGCGCCGTATCCGCCGTTCATCTGGCGCGTGGCCACCTCATGGCCCGGGTGGTCCTTGGTGCCGGGATAGTCCACCCGGGCCACCTGGGGCTGCCAGAGCAGCCAAGCTGCCAGGGACTGGGCGTTATCCGAGGCCCGGCGCACCCGCAGGTAAAGCGTCTTGAGGCCCCGGTGCAACAGCCAGGCGGCGATGGGGTCCAGGGTGGGGCCCGTGAGTTTGGTGGTCGCCCAGCAGGCGGCGATATCCGCCTCGCTGCCCGCGATGACCCCCGCCACCAGGTCCGAGTGGCCGCCCAGGTATTTCGTGGCGCTGGAAACGCTCAAGTCGATGCCCAGCTCCACCGGTTTCGTGAAGATGGGCGTCGCGAAAGTGTTGTCGGCGACGGTGCGGACCCCTTTGCGCCGGCCGATGGCCGCGATGGCCGCGAGGTCCGTGACGGCCAGGGTGGGGTTGGACGGCGTTTCCGCAAGGATCAGCCGGGTGCGGTCCGTGACGGCCTCGTCCCACTCCCCGGTATCCAGGGTGTTCTGCACCCAGGTGATCTTCAGCCCCTTGCGGGCCTCCCACCGCCGAAGGAGCTGCTCGGTCCCCAGGTACACCGCCGCCGGGGCCACCACATGGTCCCCCGGCTGCAGGAACGTGTCGAAGACCGTGGCGAAGGCACTCATGCCCGAACTGGTCACCAGCGCTCGCTCGGCCCCTTCCAGGGAGGCCACCACCTGCTGGACCTCACTGAAATTGGGATTCCCCCACCGCGTGTAGAACTGCGGCGGCTCGACGGCATTGGCGAACTCCGCCCCCTCGGCATTTTCCATGAGCTCGAACACCGAGGTCTGGAAGATGGGGGTGGTCACGGACCGGGTTCCGTTGTGCGCCTTGCCGGCGTGGATGGCAGTCGTGCTCAGGCCCCAACCCTTCGGATCCATTCTGAACTCCCCTGGGGCCTTGGCGCGCCCCGCTCCGCGGCCATGGTAACACCCCCGGGGCCGCGCCTCCATGTCACCTTGTCAGGCCGAACACCACCGACAGCGCCGCGACGGCCACCACCACCAGCACCACCACCCGCCAGAGCGTCGGCTGGGGATCGTGCTCCTCCCGGAACCGGGCCGCGGGATCGGTGAGGGCCTCCCGCTCCAGTTCGTCTTCGGGGGCCTCGGCGGGTTCCGGATGCGGGGCCACCAGATCCCGGGAAGCCTGCCCCATGACCACCGCTTTCCAGGCGTCCGGGTCCACGCCGTGCGGGGTTTCCCTTTCGGAGGGTTCTTCCATGGCGTCTCCCTAGCCACCAAGGGCTTCGTCGAGGACTTCGTTCACCATCCGGGGATCGATCTTCCCCTTGCCGGCCTTCATGACCTGCCCCACCAGGAACCCCCGCAGTGCGGCCTTCCCCGCCCGGAGCTCCGCCACCTGGCCCGGGTGGGCCGAAAGCACGCGGCCCACCAGCTCCACCACCGGGGCCCGTTCCGTGACCTGGGCGAGCCCCCGGTCCTTCACGATCTGCCCGGGCTCCCCCTCGCCCCGCACCAGGGCCGGGAAAACGACTTCCTTGGCCGTGTTCAGGTTGATGGTCCCCTGGGCCACCAGGGCGATAAGGCCTCCCAGGAGCGCGGGCGGGATCGGGAGATCCTGGATCCGGCCGGAGCCTTCGTTCAGCGTGCGGCTCACTTCCCCCAGCATCCAGTTCGCGGCCTGCTTCGCGTTCCCGCAGCACCCGGCCGTTTCCTCGAAATAGGCCGCGAATTCGGGCGTCTGGAGCAGCATCCCGGCCTCGTAGGCCGTGAGGCCGTACTGGGCCATGAACCGGGCGCAGCGGGCCTCCGGAAGCTCCGGGAGGGCCGCCCGGGCCTGGGCGACCTCCGCCTCGGAAATGACCAGGGCCGGCAGATCGGACTCCGGGAAGTAGCGGTAGTCCATGGCCGCTTCCTTGCTGCGCTGGCTCCGGGTTTCGCCCCGCTCCGCATCCCAGCCCCGGGTCTCCTGGGGGAAGGGCTCGCCCCTTTCCAGGGCCCCGGCCTGCCGGGCGATCTCGTAATCCAGCGCCAGGCGCACATGGCGGAAGGAGTTGAGATTCTTGATCTCCACCCGGGTGCCCAGGGCCTCGCCGGGGCGCCGCACGCTGATGTTGGCGTCGGCCCGGAAGGACCCCTCCTCCAGGTTCCCGTCGCAGATGCCCAGGAAGGTCACCAGGCGATGGAGGGTCTTGAGGTAGTCCGAGGCCTCCTGCGCACTGCGCAGGTCCGGCGCCCCGACGATTTCCAGAAGCGGCACCCCGGCCCGGTTCAGGTCCACCAGGGAGGTTCCGCCGGGGCCTTCGTGGGTGGACTTCCCCGCATCCTCCTCCAGGTGCGCCCGTTCGATGCCGGCCCGCACCGGGCCTTCCACGCCCCGCACCGCCGGATCCCCGGGAATCGTGACATGCCCGTTCTCCACGATCGCCACGGGCCCCTGGGTGATCTGGTAGCCCTTGGGCAGGTCCGGGTAGAAGTACTGCTTGCGGTAGAAGGTGCTCCTGGGCCGGATTTCCGCCCCCACGGCCAGGCCCAGGCGCAGCGCCGCGGAAACGGCCGCGGCGTTGAGCGCCGGCAGGGCCCCGGGCAGGCCCAGGCACACCGGGCAGGTGCGGGAATTGGGCTCACCCCCATGGGCATTGGGGCACGCGCAGAACATCTTTGAACGGGTGGACAGCTGGATGTGGACTTCCAGACCGATGACCGCCTCGAAACCAGGATTCATGGAACACTCCGGATCCAGTCTATGTCACTTCCCCAGACAGAATCCCGAGAACAGCTGGTCCAGGGACGTCTCCGCCCGGTCTTCCCCCGTGAGCCGCGCCAGCAGGCCCCAGGCGCCCTGGAGCAGGGAGGCGGCGA is a genomic window containing:
- the ribD gene encoding bifunctional diaminohydroxyphosphoribosylaminopyrimidine deaminase/5-amino-6-(5-phosphoribosylamino)uracil reductase RibD, encoding MCERPLTDLLAWELACGGPFPDPESLTGDEHFMALAIRQGMGGVGLSSPNPPVGCVLVQDGSVIGQGVHTRAGDPHGEIMALRDAEIRDQDTRGATAYVTLEPCCHHGRTPPCTDALIRAGITRVVVGVKDPNPRVDGGGIAILRSHGVQVAESVLGLACSRFHAPFFKLIRTGLPWVVLKLALGADGSLGPEGQSTQVTSPEIQNLAHALRRATEALVVGRWTVEVDDPRLTDRWPRPTAPHRQALRVVLDSHGRLPGTRKVWLPVAGQPVLRALAEDCPPIRGVEDLQLPPGPGGVSLKHLLHELAARGVGRVLFEGGGILARQLLDEGLVDEFHRFVSDEPAHGKPVHLDTTRLATQRIRATFPGGTWDVLAVL
- the lon gene encoding endopeptidase La, with translation MAEEILAPQTVDESPKIPDVLPVLPLRDVVVYPYVILPLSVSREKSLRAVDTALVENRMILLLSQKQMEMDDPGPEDLYKVGTAALIMRVLKLPDGRVRALVQGLQRVRVEYFTETESQFKAKVEVLSESEIAERNIELDALLRSVKQTLEKAVALGKNLPQEVLVIASNLDSPGRLADLVASNLDLKPPQMQEVLEIANPTQRLKRVNELLMREIDLLEVQQKITMEARGEMDKSQREYYLRQQLKAIQQELGEGSELAEEIQAFRDKMAKLKVPEEPLLEIDRNLKKLERMHPDSSETAVTRTYLEWMTEMPWGTLTEDNLDLKEAKRILDEDHYGLEKIKDRLVEYLAVRKLNPEHKGTILCFVGPPGTGKTSLGKSVARALGRKFNRISLGGVHDESEVRGHRRTYVGAMPGRIIQALHQVKSMNPVIMLDEVDKIGRDMRGDPSAALLEVLDPEQNHTFRDHYMNVPIDLSQVLFLTNANELDPIQPAFRDRMEIIHLSSYTLEEKVGIAERHLIPRQLEKNGITEKQLVFSTKGLQAIITGYTREAGLRQLEREIGTVCRKVARKVAEGDLKTKITLSEKNVHDLLGPVKLLQDERLKAPRVGVVTGLAWTSTGGEVLFVEALKMPGKGALVLTGQLGDVMKESAQAALSYIRSRSDAFEIDPEVFQKNDLHIHFPEGAIPKDGPSAGLAIATVLLSVLKGLPVLNTLAMTGEIDLRGEALPIGGLKEKALAALRVGVREVVIPFANQKDLEEIAPEVRKKLRFHPVKHVEEVFEMALDGWIRPEKRKKPRARK
- a CDS encoding M2 family metallopeptidase; translation: MRIIPALVLGIPLVAQAVNPVQERAERFLKVVEAGYQALTYVQQQASWAASTDVKPVHDASAETAGKALAAFNGNPVLILEARDLLRHKDQLQETTWRELEWVLFNAAEGPMTNPRLTGDRIAAETLQASLMNGFTWHLDGKPISANGLDDILASSNDLARRRQAWEASKENGIPLRENLLRLRDLRNGCARELGYPDYFALQVAKHGMTPAEMVDMHHRFLKELRPLYLQLHTWVKYEMAKKYHQPVPRTIPAHWINNRWSQNWTGFVEGVDFDPYFKGWTPEKVVKTAENFYVGLGFPKLPASFWAKSDLYPVPAGSERKKNSHASCWHLDLDTDVRALMSVEPNMEWFGTCHHELGHGYYFISYTNPAVPPLLRTSANPSFHEGIGELIALATRQIPYLKSTGVLPPGYQPDAMKILLNDALEVAIPFMFWASGTMTEWEAEFYGKAMPADKLNERWWQIVKEEQGVEPPSPRDERFCDPATKTHINDTPAYYYNYAMATVFKYQMHDYICRNILHQDVHAADYSNRKDVGAFLKAFMEKGATVDWRKLLKDTTGEDLSTRAMAEYFRPLTQWLETQNKGRQIGWD
- the gatB gene encoding Asp-tRNA(Asn)/Glu-tRNA(Gln) amidotransferase subunit GatB, with the protein product MNPGFEAVIGLEVHIQLSTRSKMFCACPNAHGGEPNSRTCPVCLGLPGALPALNAAAVSAALRLGLAVGAEIRPRSTFYRKQYFYPDLPKGYQITQGPVAIVENGHVTIPGDPAVRGVEGPVRAGIERAHLEEDAGKSTHEGPGGTSLVDLNRAGVPLLEIVGAPDLRSAQEASDYLKTLHRLVTFLGICDGNLEEGSFRADANISVRRPGEALGTRVEIKNLNSFRHVRLALDYEIARQAGALERGEPFPQETRGWDAERGETRSQRSKEAAMDYRYFPESDLPALVISEAEVAQARAALPELPEARCARFMAQYGLTAYEAGMLLQTPEFAAYFEETAGCCGNAKQAANWMLGEVSRTLNEGSGRIQDLPIPPALLGGLIALVAQGTINLNTAKEVVFPALVRGEGEPGQIVKDRGLAQVTERAPVVELVGRVLSAHPGQVAELRAGKAALRGFLVGQVMKAGKGKIDPRMVNEVLDEALGG
- a CDS encoding trans-sulfuration enzyme family protein, which encodes MDPKGWGLSTTAIHAGKAHNGTRSVTTPIFQTSVFELMENAEGAEFANAVEPPQFYTRWGNPNFSEVQQVVASLEGAERALVTSSGMSAFATVFDTFLQPGDHVVAPAAVYLGTEQLLRRWEARKGLKITWVQNTLDTGEWDEAVTDRTRLILAETPSNPTLAVTDLAAIAAIGRRKGVRTVADNTFATPIFTKPVELGIDLSVSSATKYLGGHSDLVAGVIAGSEADIAACWATTKLTGPTLDPIAAWLLHRGLKTLYLRVRRASDNAQSLAAWLLWQPQVARVDYPGTKDHPGHEVATRQMNGGYGAMMSFDLRGGLVAGQRFCEALRIITRAVSLGGVESLIQHPASMSHLRTPPEVKARLGITDGLLRFSVGIEDEADLKADLETGFLAADAAR
- a CDS encoding putative metalloprotease CJM1_0395 family protein, whose translation is MADAIPSLSPTPPTADPVRAGQGAGGKPGGAQGADPKGRKAGGADTLELSPEAKAQVAKLQARDAAVKAHEAAHIAAGAGVVTSGASYAYQRGPDGRNYAVGGEVSVDTSPVKGNPQATLAKASRIMAAAMAPADPSGQDRSVAAAASSMASQAAVELAAKGAKQGGKPSSGSLIDTVG
- the thiS gene encoding sulfur carrier protein ThiS, translated to MRLILNGRERETPELATVADLAQWLMLPGFGSAVELNGEVVRKASYGTTELRDHDRLEVVRLVGGG
- the ftsY gene encoding signal recognition particle-docking protein FtsY; its protein translation is MSLFGNLFTKFKQGLQRTQELVLAPMGRLLGLRRLDEDQLEELEDLLLQADLGVHGVKRLMDRLRFEMKRSGDIDPKAVLKDELLKILRQVPPRPFLARGTQVCLLVGVNGVGKTTTLGKLAAHLKDRGEDVLVVAGDTFRAAAIDQLELWGTRAGVPVIRNQMGGDPAAIAFDGATSALAKGIPWVLVDTAGRLHTKDHLMRELDKIRRSLQKVIPEAPHRVILVLDATTGQNGLVQAEAFKQAAGITDLILTKLDGSAKGGIAVAILERLKLPIAFVGVGEQVDDLIPFDPETFVDGLLDV